A DNA window from Ostrea edulis chromosome 5, xbOstEdul1.1, whole genome shotgun sequence contains the following coding sequences:
- the LOC125652310 gene encoding uncharacterized protein LOC125652310 isoform X1, with amino-acid sequence MILKKVARPFALSSLCNRSSLQYRGLLQKTFNHDESDFTHNRCSTFYTTSRCFTVRHILCDPTEKFRSPMLGEYIKGRLRAFVFFFQHPSFKFRDALKGCEEAMSIVSDMITKKQFDKLQGMIDSEVLNHLEGKLATTSWIYPISEDPAVRKFDWHSFKEIENTDFRDILSVGKTRTG; translated from the exons ATGATACTGAAGAAGGTTGCGAGGCCTTTCGCTCTGTCAAGTTTATGCAACAGGAGTTCCTTGCAGTACAGAGGCCTGCTACAAAAAACATTTAATCATGACGAAAGTGACTTTACTCACAACCGATGCTCAACGTTTTACACAACCTCCAGATGTTTCACAGTCCGTCATATATTGTGTGATCCAACTGAAAAATTCAGAAGCCCTATGCTGGGGGAATATATAAAAGGACGACTAAGagcatttgttttcttttttcaacaCCCTAGCTTTAAGTTTAGAGATGCTCTTAAAGGATGTGAAGAG GCCATGTCAATTGTTTCAGATATGATTACAAAGAAGCAGTTTGATAAACTTCAGGGAATGATTGATAGTGAG GTTCTAAATCATCTTGAAGGCAAATTGGCAACAACCTCTTGGATATATCCAATTTCAGAAGATCCAGCTGTCAGAAAGTTTGATTGGCATTCATTTAAGGAAATAGAAAATACAG
- the LOC125652309 gene encoding E3 ubiquitin-protein ligase arih1l-like isoform X1, translating to MDSDDGFMDYDEQSGDEEISEEDDDFVEMGLEAEPSTTQDKREAEEFAYEVLPADQIVQFMVDCIKEVNAVVQIPSTITRILLNHFKWDKEKLMERYYDGDQDRLFSEAHVVSPHRRPDMGARPKKMTRSATAAATTEAMCEICCMPVPGVEMTGLECGHKFCVPCWTDYLTSKIMNEGMGQTISCAAFGCDILVDDATVMKLVTDRKVKLKYQQLITNSFVECNRLLRWCPAPDCGHAIKVQYFDAKPVTCKCGHIFCFACGENWHDPVQCKWLRKWIKKCDDDSETSNWIAANTKECPKCHVTIEKDGGCNHMVCKNQNCKADFCWVCLGPWEPHGSSWYNCNRYDEDEAKKARDNQEKSRSALQRYLFYCNRYMNHMQSLKFENKLYASVKLKMEEMQQHMSWIEVQFLKKAVDVLCLCRQTLMFTYVFAFYLKKNNQSIIFEDNQKDLENATEQLSEYLERDITCDMLNDIKQKVQDKYRYCESRRNVLLDHVHEGYEKDLWEYYNDY from the exons ATGGATAGTGATGATGGTTTTATGGACTATGATGAACAGTCAGGGGATGAGGAAATTAGTGAAGAGGACGACGACTTCGTGGAAATGGGCCTCGAAGCTGAACCAAGTACAACACAGGACAAACGAGAGGCAGAAGAATTTGCGTATGAAGTACTGCCAGCTGATCAAATAGTACAGTTTATGGTGGATTGTATAAAAGAAGTCAATGCTGTAGTACAG ATTCCatcaacaattacaagaattttaCTGAATCATTTTAAATGGGATAAAGAGAAGTTAATGGAGCGGTATTATGACGGTGATCAGGACCGTTTATTTTCTGAAGCTCATGTTGTAAGCCCCCATCGAAGACCAGATATGGGAGCAAGACCGAAG AAAATGACCAGATCTGCCACTGCAGCAGCCACCACAGAGGCAATGTGTGAAATTTGCTGCATGCCAGTTCCTGGAGTG GAAATGACAGGTTTAGAATGTGGACACAAATTTTGTGTTCCCTGCTGGACAGATTACCTCACCTCCAAAATCATGAATGAGGGAATGGGTCAGACCATTTCATGTGCAGCATTCGGTTGTGATATACTAGTAGATGATGCTACAGTTAT gaaGCTAGTAACAGATAGGAAAGTTAAATTAAAGTACCAGCAATTAATTACCAATAGTTTTGTTGAG TGTAACCGGCTGCTTAGATGGTGCCCTGCTCCCGATTGTGGTCATGCCATTAAAGTTCAGTACTTTGACGCCAAACCAGTCACCTGCAAATGTGGTCATATCTTTTG TTTTGCGTGTGGAGAAAACTGGCACGATCCAGTTCAGTGCAAGTGGCTGAGGAAATGGATCAAAAAATGTGATGATGACAGTGAAACCTCCAACTGGATTGCTGCCAATactaaa GAATGTCCCAAATGCCAtgtaactattgaaaaagatggAGGCTGTAATCACATGGTATGCAAAAACCAGAACTGCAAGGCTGACTTCTGTTGGGTGTGTTTAGGACCCTGGGAACCTCATGGATCCTCATG GTACAACTGTAACAGATATGATGAGGATGAGGCTAAAAAAGCTCGAGACAACCAGGAG AAATCTAGATCTGCCCTGCAACGATATTTGTTTTACTGCAACAGATACATGAATCACATGCAGAGTctgaaatttgaaaacaaa TTATATGCTTCTGTGAAGCTGAAGATGGAAGAGATGCAGCAGCACATGTCTTGGATTGAAGTTCAGTTTCTGAAGAAAGCAGTCGATGTTTTGTGTCTATGTCGACAAACACTTATGTTTACTTATGTGTTTGCTTTTTATCTGAAGAAAAATAACCAGTCTATCATATTTGAG GACAACCAAAAGGATTTGGAGAATGCCACAGAGCAACTGTCTGAGTACTTGGAGAGAGACATCACCTGTGATATGCTAAATGACATCAAGCAGAAGGTTCAAGACAAATATAG ATATTGTGAAAGtagaagaaatgttttattGGACCATGTACATGAAGGATATGAAAAAGATTTATGGGAATACTACAATGATTATTAG
- the LOC125652309 gene encoding E3 ubiquitin-protein ligase arih1l-like isoform X2: MDSDDGFMDYDEQSGDEEISEEDDDFVEMGLEAEPSTTQDKREAEEFAYEVLPADQIVQFMVDCIKEVNAVVQIPSTITRILLNHFKWDKEKLMERYYDGDQDRLFSEAHVVSPHRRPDMGARPKKMTRSATAAATTEAMCEICCMPVPGVEMTGLECGHKFCVPCWTDYLTSKIMNEGMGQTISCAAFGCDILVDDATVMKLVTDRKVKLKYQQLITNSFVECNRLLRWCPAPDCGHAIKVQYFDAKPVTCKCGHIFCFACGENWHDPVQCKWLRKWIKKCDDDSETSNWIAANTKECPKCHVTIEKDGGCNHMVCKNQNCKADFCWVCLGPWEPHGSSWYNCNRYDEDEAKKARDNQEKSRSALQRYLFYCNRYMNHMQSLKFENKLYASVKLKMEEMQQHMSWIEVQFLKKAVDVLCLCRQTLMFTYVFAFYLKKNNQSIIFEEI; this comes from the exons ATGGATAGTGATGATGGTTTTATGGACTATGATGAACAGTCAGGGGATGAGGAAATTAGTGAAGAGGACGACGACTTCGTGGAAATGGGCCTCGAAGCTGAACCAAGTACAACACAGGACAAACGAGAGGCAGAAGAATTTGCGTATGAAGTACTGCCAGCTGATCAAATAGTACAGTTTATGGTGGATTGTATAAAAGAAGTCAATGCTGTAGTACAG ATTCCatcaacaattacaagaattttaCTGAATCATTTTAAATGGGATAAAGAGAAGTTAATGGAGCGGTATTATGACGGTGATCAGGACCGTTTATTTTCTGAAGCTCATGTTGTAAGCCCCCATCGAAGACCAGATATGGGAGCAAGACCGAAG AAAATGACCAGATCTGCCACTGCAGCAGCCACCACAGAGGCAATGTGTGAAATTTGCTGCATGCCAGTTCCTGGAGTG GAAATGACAGGTTTAGAATGTGGACACAAATTTTGTGTTCCCTGCTGGACAGATTACCTCACCTCCAAAATCATGAATGAGGGAATGGGTCAGACCATTTCATGTGCAGCATTCGGTTGTGATATACTAGTAGATGATGCTACAGTTAT gaaGCTAGTAACAGATAGGAAAGTTAAATTAAAGTACCAGCAATTAATTACCAATAGTTTTGTTGAG TGTAACCGGCTGCTTAGATGGTGCCCTGCTCCCGATTGTGGTCATGCCATTAAAGTTCAGTACTTTGACGCCAAACCAGTCACCTGCAAATGTGGTCATATCTTTTG TTTTGCGTGTGGAGAAAACTGGCACGATCCAGTTCAGTGCAAGTGGCTGAGGAAATGGATCAAAAAATGTGATGATGACAGTGAAACCTCCAACTGGATTGCTGCCAATactaaa GAATGTCCCAAATGCCAtgtaactattgaaaaagatggAGGCTGTAATCACATGGTATGCAAAAACCAGAACTGCAAGGCTGACTTCTGTTGGGTGTGTTTAGGACCCTGGGAACCTCATGGATCCTCATG GTACAACTGTAACAGATATGATGAGGATGAGGCTAAAAAAGCTCGAGACAACCAGGAG AAATCTAGATCTGCCCTGCAACGATATTTGTTTTACTGCAACAGATACATGAATCACATGCAGAGTctgaaatttgaaaacaaa TTATATGCTTCTGTGAAGCTGAAGATGGAAGAGATGCAGCAGCACATGTCTTGGATTGAAGTTCAGTTTCTGAAGAAAGCAGTCGATGTTTTGTGTCTATGTCGACAAACACTTATGTTTACTTATGTGTTTGCTTTTTATCTGAAGAAAAATAACCAGTCTATCATATTTGAG gaaaTTTGA